In Streptomyces rapamycinicus NRRL 5491, the genomic stretch CTCAAGGCCCTCGAATCTGTGTGTGCTCGCAATCACACAGCGTGTTGCTCACACGGCCGACCGCCGACGGAATGTGACGGCGGAGCGACGACGGAGAGTCAGCCGGCCTGAGAAGTCACCGCGACATTGCGCCGCTCGATGGCCTGCTGGTACAGACGGCCGGCGCGGTACGAGGAGCGGACCAGCGGGCCGGACATGACACCGGCGTAACCGATCTCGTCCGCCTCCTCCTTGAGCTCCACGAACTCATGGGGCTTGACCCAGCGCTCCACGGGGTGGTGGCGCGGGGACGGCCGCAGGTACTGGGTGATGGTGATCAGCTCGCAGCCCGCGTCATGGAGGTCCTGGAGCGCCTGGCTGATCTCCTCGCGCTCCTCGCCCATGCCAAGGATCAGGTTGGACTTGGTGACCAGACCCGCCTCGCGCGCCTTGGTGATCACCTCGAGCGAGCGCTCGTAACGGAAGCCCGGGCGGATGCGCTTGAAGATCCGCGGCACCGTCTCGACGTTGTGCGCGAGCACCTCGGGACGGGCCGAGAAGACCTCGGCGAGCTGCTCGGGGACCGCGTTGAAGTCCGGGATCAGCAGCTCCACACCGGTGCCCGGCATCAGGGAGTGGATCTGGCGCACGGTCTCCGCGTAGAGCCAGGCGCCGCCGTCCTCCAGATCGTCACGGGCCACGCCGGTGATGGTGGCGTACCTCAGCTCCATGGTGCGTACGGATTCGGCCACCCGGCGCGGCTCGTCGCGGTCCAGCGCCTGCGGCTTGCCGGT encodes the following:
- the lipA gene encoding lipoyl synthase — translated: MSAVAPDGRKMLRLEVRNSQTPIERKPEWIKTRAKMGPEYTELHGLVKREGLHTVCQEAGCPNIYECWEDREATFLIGGDQCTRRCDFCQIDTGKPQALDRDEPRRVAESVRTMELRYATITGVARDDLEDGGAWLYAETVRQIHSLMPGTGVELLIPDFNAVPEQLAEVFSARPEVLAHNVETVPRIFKRIRPGFRYERSLEVITKAREAGLVTKSNLILGMGEEREEISQALQDLHDAGCELITITQYLRPSPRHHPVERWVKPHEFVELKEEADEIGYAGVMSGPLVRSSYRAGRLYQQAIERRNVAVTSQAG